The Gloeocapsa sp. PCC 73106 genome segment AGCAATGAGCGTTATGAACGACATAGTTACTCACACTACCTAGCAACAGTTCGGAAACACCCGATCTACCCCGACGTCCAACCACAATTAAATCCGCATTCCAACTTTGGGCCATTCTACAGATGTTTTTGCCTGGATCTCCCATTTTATAGTCAAATTCTGCGGGTACATTTTGTTCTGTAGCTTGCTCAGTGAAAGAACGTAACCAACTCCAGAGTCTTTCTAATGCTTCTTGCCGCGTTTTTTCATGAAACTCATTCATTTCCTGATAGTATAGCTCGCTATAAACGCCCATAGCACCAAAATTAGTCACGAGGGGTTCTCCAGGTAAGTCTCCTTGAACACAGTGAAAAATCATCAATCTTCCCTGATAAACCTGGGCTAATTCTAAAGCTTTGGAGAACACTTTGGCGGTTAAATCCAAATAATCTACAGCGACAAAAATTCTTTTGTAACCTAATTGGGACTCTTCTAGTGATGCTTGTGCACTTGCTTGAATATCCATATCTGTCCCTCCGCTTCTCTTCTATCTTTATCTTGACATAGGTCAAAACGATTAGATTCACTTTGAAAAGAAGTTTAACAAAAGGAAATTAGGGTTCTACAAATTTAAGAGCAACTCCATTCATGCAATAACGTTGACCCGTGGGTTTAGGACCATCGGTAAAAACATGACCCAAATGACCCCCACAGTTACTACAATGAACCTCAATTCTACTCATAAACAGAGCGCGATCTACAGAAGTTTCAATCGCTCCCTCTATCGGTTGCCAAAAACTAGGCCAACCCGTGCCACTATTGTACTTAGTTTCTGAGGAGAACAAAGGCTGTCCACATCCTGCACAACAATAGGTTCCCGCACTATCTTGCTTATCTAGAGGACTGGTGAAAGCTCTTTCGGTACCGTGTTGGCGTAGGACGCGAAACTGTTCAGGAGTCAGTAATTTACTCCATTCTTGATCGGTTATTTGCTGTTTTTCAGATTTCATAACTAACTTAACAAAAATTTATAATCTATTTATAATCATAGCTCAGAAAGTTTAGATATATTTAAATTTTGAGCTTCCTCAATAATTTATGACTCAATCAAACTCAAATCACAATGGTAAGACGGTTGAGCAACTAGTTAATACCGTCATGGGTGTTAAAGCTTTTTCTGATTCTGCGTCTTTAACGAATGCTAAATCACAAACTACCGCGCTAGATTGGAAGGCATTAATTACTTATAAAGCGGGAACTTTACTCCAAATAGGTCTACTAATTTTAAGCTTTTGGGGTATGAATTGGGTGATTTCTCTCAGTTTTTCCGGCTGGTTTAGCTCTCTAGTCGCTGGGTTGTTTTTTACTTTACTTAGTATTCGATCGCGTCTGTTTTCTCCGTTGGATAATACGCGCTCTAGACGAACCTACGACCAAGTAATCAGACCCCAATGGGCTCCCCCACCTTTAGCTTTTCCAGTAATTTGGATGGCGATCGCGGTTTTAAGAGTTATCTCCTCCCTCCTAGTTTGGCAAGAATTAAATCAGAATTTTTTAACGCTTCCTTTGATAGCTTTTGGGATTCATTTAGCTCTAGGAGATACTTGGAATACTATTTTTACCGTCGAAAGTCGCTTAGGGGCTGGAGTTCCTGCGGTGATTTTTGGACCTTGGTTGTCAGCTATAGTAGTAACCCTTCTTTATTGGCAAGTTAATCCAATAGCTGGACTAATTCTAGCTCCTGCTTGTGTCTGGCTCACCATTGCTACCATTCTGGTAATTAGTATTTGGCGTTTGAACGGATCAGAACCTTTGTATCCTTTGCAACGTTAAACTTACCTACTGTTGTGCTTTGAGCATAGCAGTATTTAAAAAAATATTAAGTTTTGTACTGAAGAAATAGCGTCAATTAACTAATGATATAATAATACTTAGGCTAGCCAATATTTATAAGTAATTATCTAAAATTAACATGAAAGTAAAACTACTCAAAACCACCTTACCTCTGTTAATAGGGATCTTCTCGGTGGGGATGTCCCTATTACCCGCTTCAGCTCAGTCAGATTCTGTTGCTACCCCCGCTGAAGGTAGTGCAGATGACCTGAGAGGGTTAAATAGTAGAACTGGTGTAGAATCCTGGGGTGTCGGTGGCGCCAACTATCCAGACTCCGGTGAGTATGCTCCCAATCAACCAGATAATCCCAGTTTACTCAAACCAACGTCCGAAGAAGAACAATGGCAACAGCAGAATCGGGGAGATGTTCCTAATCAAGGCGCTAAGTTTCCTGTGTCTAACTTTTAAAGATTGGTACTAATCGCTTGTACAGGACAAGTGGGGATACATTGCTCACAGACTACGCAGCGTAGTTGTAGGAACTTGAGGCGAAAGGTATCAGGATCCAAAACAAGAGCCTGCGTAGGACAAACCCCCGTACACAAACCACAATCGACACAACTATTCTCGTCGATCATAATTTCATTCTTAGCAAGAGTGACACCAATACTCTGCGATCGCATCCACTCAATAGCGCCTTCTAACTCGTCTACTACTCCTGATAACTCTAAAACCAAAGTACCTACCTGATTGGGAGTAACCTGGGCTCGGATAATATTAGCCGCTACGTTAAAGTCTTTAGCCAATCGATAAGTAATTGGCATTTGAATCAAACTTTGAGAGAAAGTCAGAGTAACTCTTTTTTTCATGTGTTAAATTGTCAAGAGAACTTAATTAAGCTCAACGATGAATGGTAATTTCCGCGGCTCCCCAACAGACAAAACGAAAACGGTTAGAAATATCTTGTTAGCAGTGGTAGCGATCGCACTGAGTACGGTCATTTTTTTAGGAAATACTAGTAGTAACAATTCTACCTCATTAGAAGCTCAAGCCCAACAGTCCGTAGCTCTAGAAACCGCTTTAACCAATGGTAAACCAACTCTAATTGAATTTTATGCTAACTGGTGTACGAGTTGTCAGTCCATGGCGCCAGATTTAGCAGTCATTAAACAACAGTACGCCGATGCGATAGACTTTGTCATGCTCAACGTAGACAACCCCAAATGGTTACCGGAAGTTCTGCGCTATCGAGTCGATGGTATACCTCATTTTGTCTTTGTCAACGCTCAAGGAGAGGCGATCGCCCAAAGCATTGGTGAACAACCTCCTACTGTCATGCAAAGCAATCTAGATGCTTTAATCGCTAACTTACCCCTACCCAATAGTCAATCTATCGGTCAAGTATCTCAATTTACTGCACCTGTAAGTAACTCAAAGACGGATGTGAGCGATCCTCGCAGTCATGGACAGTGAAAAATGGTGATGAGCGTTGTTTGGATATTATAGTCGTGGAATATCTAATTTCAAACGCGAGAAGCTGCTGTCAAGATCAGATTTTAAAGTGGAAAGGGAAAAAAGGTCAAGGGTTAAGGGGTCCCAAAAAAAACAGAAAACAACACGAAACCCGCTGTAGTTGTTGCAGTGGTCCCACGCATACCTAAAGCGATACGCACTACGGCAGCTAACGGCACTGTTGCCCCAAGAACCACCTCTAGTTACATGTGAGCTACGTTCTCTTGACCAGGCAAAAGCATTATTAGGCGATTCGTCGTAGCTATCGCGCCAACTATCTTCGCACCATTCCCAGACGTTGCCGTGCATATCATATAATCCCCAAGGATTGGGCTTTTTAATTGCTACTGGGTGAGTTTGGGCGTTTGAGTTGTCACTGTACCAAGCGTATTCTCCTAAGGAAGATGGGTTATCTCCAAAAGAGTACTCTGTTTTGCTTCCCGCTCTACAGGCGTATTCCCACTCGGCTTCGCTGGGTAACCTGCAGGTTTCTCCTGTTTTCTTTTTGATTCTGGCACAAAATTCCTGACAATCAAGCCAACTTACTGTTTCTACCGGGAGATTGTCTCCTTTAAAATGAAATGGGGATTCCTCTAGCTTTGTTTCTACTTGGGGTAATTTAGCTACAGCACGCCATTGGGCTTGGGTTACTTGGGTTTTCCCTAACCAAAATGGTTTGATGGTGACTCGATGTTTGGGCTTTTCACAATCAAGTTTATCTCCACCCATGGTAAATTCACCTCCGAGAATGGATACTAATTCTAGGGTGACTCCGTTTCCTAAGTCTATCGCTTTGGGTTGGGGTCTAGCTTGGGCTTTTTGAGCTTGATCTTTCTCACGATAAACTTCTACCCAATCGGGTTTGAGTTCAATTGCCGCATCAAAATCAGCAATCGCCCTTGCGTAATCTCCACTGCGACTATAAGCTAAACCACGATAATAAAAAGGCTCAGCTCGCTTTTGATTTACGCTTAATACTTGATCAAAACAGGCGATCGCCTCTGCGTAGTTACCCTGTTGATAAGCATTCCACCCCTGATTATAATAGGACTCTATCACGTTTAAAATAACTATTAATCTTTTCTGTGTAATATCTTATCAGATGAATGAGTTCGCGATCAAGCATTGGTGAACAACCCCTTACCTAATAGTGAATAAGAGCGGAAACATTTGAAGCTCGGTGTTGCTCTATGCTCAATACTTGATTAAAACAGGCTATCACCTTCGGTGGCGCTGCGCGATCGCACTCTGCGTAGTTACCCTGTTGATAAGCACTCTAACCCTGATTATAATAGGACTCTATCACGTTTAAAATAACTATTAATTTTTTCTGTGTAATATCTTATCAGATGAATGAGTTCGCGATCAAGCATTGGTGAACAATCTTCGGTCAAGTATCTCTTTTCTTATATCATCACTGCCAAGACAGACAAGTGTTAAAATATCTGAGTTTGGAATGGTAATTTAGAAGCGATCCATAGTTCTAAAACATGACCCATTTTTGATAATGAGGGTACGAGATGTTATCTTTGCGAATCGAGCAAGATGGCTGGTATTTAGTTAAAACAAGAGGCTCACATCGTCAATACAAACACCCTA includes the following:
- a CDS encoding NIL domain-containing protein, whose translation is MKKRVTLTFSQSLIQMPITYRLAKDFNVAANIIRAQVTPNQVGTLVLELSGVVDELEGAIEWMRSQSIGVTLAKNEIMIDENSCVDCGLCTGVCPTQALVLDPDTFRLKFLQLRCVVCEQCIPTCPVQAISTNL
- a CDS encoding thioredoxin family protein, coding for MNGNFRGSPTDKTKTVRNILLAVVAIALSTVIFLGNTSSNNSTSLEAQAQQSVALETALTNGKPTLIEFYANWCTSCQSMAPDLAVIKQQYADAIDFVMLNVDNPKWLPEVLRYRVDGIPHFVFVNAQGEAIAQSIGEQPPTVMQSNLDALIANLPLPNSQSIGQVSQFTAPVSNSKTDVSDPRSHGQ
- a CDS encoding TspO/MBR family protein — translated: MTQSNSNHNGKTVEQLVNTVMGVKAFSDSASLTNAKSQTTALDWKALITYKAGTLLQIGLLILSFWGMNWVISLSFSGWFSSLVAGLFFTLLSIRSRLFSPLDNTRSRRTYDQVIRPQWAPPPLAFPVIWMAIAVLRVISSLLVWQELNQNFLTLPLIAFGIHLALGDTWNTIFTVESRLGAGVPAVIFGPWLSAIVVTLLYWQVNPIAGLILAPACVWLTIATILVISIWRLNGSEPLYPLQR
- a CDS encoding universal stress protein produces the protein MDIQASAQASLEESQLGYKRIFVAVDYLDLTAKVFSKALELAQVYQGRLMIFHCVQGDLPGEPLVTNFGAMGVYSELYYQEMNEFHEKTRQEALERLWSWLRSFTEQATEQNVPAEFDYKMGDPGKNICRMAQSWNADLIVVGRRGRSGVSELLLGSVSNYVVHNAHCSVLIVQR
- the msrB gene encoding peptide-methionine (R)-S-oxide reductase MsrB; amino-acid sequence: MKSEKQQITDQEWSKLLTPEQFRVLRQHGTERAFTSPLDKQDSAGTYCCAGCGQPLFSSETKYNSGTGWPSFWQPIEGAIETSVDRALFMSRIEVHCSNCGGHLGHVFTDGPKPTGQRYCMNGVALKFVEP
- a CDS encoding tetratricopeptide repeat protein, coding for MIESYYNQGWNAYQQGNYAEAIACFDQVLSVNQKRAEPFYYRGLAYSRSGDYARAIADFDAAIELKPDWVEVYREKDQAQKAQARPQPKAIDLGNGVTLELVSILGGEFTMGGDKLDCEKPKHRVTIKPFWLGKTQVTQAQWRAVAKLPQVETKLEESPFHFKGDNLPVETVSWLDCQEFCARIKKKTGETCRLPSEAEWEYACRAGSKTEYSFGDNPSSLGEYAWYSDNSNAQTHPVAIKKPNPWGLYDMHGNVWEWCEDSWRDSYDESPNNAFAWSRERSSHVTRGGSWGNSAVSCRSAYRFRYAWDHCNNYSGFRVVFCFFWDPLTLDLFSLSTLKSDLDSSFSRLKLDIPRL